TGGAATTGGCCGGTATTGAAATACCGAAGGGGCTGTCAGGGAATAGCGTTATAAAGTATGCAAAGGGATATGAAGATTATAAAAGAGCTGTTTTTAGCGAATACCATGCTCAAGGCATGTTAAATGCTGGATTTATGATTAAAAAGGGGGATTATAAGTATAACTACTATGTAAATTACAGCCCGGAATTATATGACGTAAAGAATGATCTCGGTGAATTCAAGGATCTTTCTGGGCTTAAAAAATACGCAGATATTCTATCGGATATGCACGATGAATTGTTTAAAATAACAGATCCTTTTAGTACTGATAAAAAAGCTAAGGAAAACCAAAAACTAGACGGAATAGCAAGAGCATACCATAGGGAAAATAAATCGATGCCTAAAGGAGGTAATAGGACATGAATAGTAAGCCGCTGTTTATTCAGGACGATATTTTTATTTCAGGAAGGGAAGGATACCATACTTTTCGCATTCCTGCAATCATTATATCAAAAAAAGGAACTGTTCTTGCATTTTGTGAGGGAAGGAAGAATAGCGGAAGTGATGTCGGTTATATTGATATTTTGTTGAAAAGGAGTTTCGATAATGGTGAAACATGGGGGAATTTAAAGATAATAGCATCAAATCCTCCTGATACTATGGGAAATCCGTGCCCGGTAGTGGATGGCAATACGGGTACGATATGGCTTCTATTATGTAAAAATCCGGGAGATAGTTTCGGATCTTTGATAAGTGAAGGTAAGGCACCAAGGGAAGTATTTGTAATGAAAAGTACTGATGATGGAGAAACATGGTCCGAACCTGTCAATATAACAGATAAGGTAAAATTAAAAGGTTGGACGTGGTATGCGACAGGGCCATGCCACGGACTCCAGCTTAAAGGCGGCAGGCTTCTCATACCTTGCAATCATGCCGTATATAATCCTGAAACTGGAAAATCAGGTCATACCAGCTCTCATGTTATTTACAGCGATGATGGAGGGAATACATGGCAAATCGGTGGCATACTGGAGGAGAAGACTAACGAATGTGTAGCACTGCAGACAAGTGATGAGGGTGTTTATATTAATATGAGAAGTTATCATGGACAAAACAGCCGGGTGTATTCCTGGAGTTATGATGGAGGAATTACGTGGACGCCGGTAAAGTTGGACAGTACGCTTGTCGATCCTGTATGCCAGGGAAGCGCCATAAGATATCAGGATAAGGATATAATATTATTTTCTAATGCTGCCAGTACAGAAAGAAAGAATATGACTGTAAGAGCAAGTTTTGACAAATGCGAAACATGGGCGGTATCAAAGACGATTAATGAAGGGCCGTCCGCCTATTCAGATCTAGCTGTTGCACCTGATGGGACGATATTTTGCATGTATGAAAGAGGGAAAGATGGGCCATACGAAAAAATATCCATCGCAAGGTTTAATATGGAATGGCTTAAAAATAGAGACTGATAGTATTGAGTAAGGATCAGATTATCTCTGTTGACAGGGAAATTTCAGAAGAGGCTGTTTCGAAATAAAGAAATAATACGATATATTGAGTAGATCAAATTTGTGGAGTCAATATATTGTATATAAAACTTATTTCGAGACAGCCTCTTTAATTGACATCCACTTCAACGTTTACTATACTGTACATAAATTGAATTATGCTCAATTTCCGGTGCATATAAAATGAAAAGGAAGATGGTTGATATGTTTAACATTAAAGTGATGGAGGAGCTTTCCAACGCGTTTGGTCCATCCGGTTTTGAGGATGATGTCGCAGATGTAATAAAAAAGTATTCACAGGGTCTGGAGTTTGAAGGCGACAGCATGAATAATGTCTATACAAGGCTTTACGGCAATAAAGGAGACAGGCCTGTTATCATGATAGACTGCCATCTGGATGAAGTCGGTTTTATGGTACAATCGATAACATCAAAGGGGCTTATCAGGTTTTTACCGATAGGCGGGTGGGTTGTCACGAATATCCCGGCTCATGCTGTAATAATAAAAAACAGCAAGGGTGAGCTTATAAGAGGTATTACGACTTCAAGGCCTCCGCACTTTATGACCGTGACAGACAGGGAGAAAAAGCTCGATCTTGACGATATATATATAGATGTCGGAGCCATAAGCAGGGAAGAGGTTATAAATGATTTTGGCATAGAGCCCGGCGACCCTGTGGTCCCGGATGTCAGTTTCAGATATAACGAAAAGAATGGAATATTGTTCGGTAAAGCATTTGATGACAGGGTAGGCTGCTTTTGCCTGATTGAGATAATGCAGAAATTGAAGAAGGAAAATTTGGATATCGATGTGGTCGGAGCATTTGCCGCCCAGGAGGAAGTAGGAGCCCGTGGTGCAGAGGTAACTGCACGATGCGTAAAGCCGGATCTGGCAATAGTGATTGAGGGTTCCCCTGCAGATGATATTTATTATGATGAGTATGCCGCCCAGGGCTGCCTTAAAAAAGGAACACAGATAAGGCATATAGACAGATCAATGGTCAGCAACCCCCACTTTATAAGATTTGCAAAGGAACTGGCAAATGACAAAAATATCGCATATCAGAGCGCTGTCCGCGCACAAGGCGGCACCAATGCCG
The Clostridiales bacterium genome window above contains:
- a CDS encoding sialidase family protein, which translates into the protein MNSKPLFIQDDIFISGREGYHTFRIPAIIISKKGTVLAFCEGRKNSGSDVGYIDILLKRSFDNGETWGNLKIIASNPPDTMGNPCPVVDGNTGTIWLLLCKNPGDSFGSLISEGKAPREVFVMKSTDDGETWSEPVNITDKVKLKGWTWYATGPCHGLQLKGGRLLIPCNHAVYNPETGKSGHTSSHVIYSDDGGNTWQIGGILEEKTNECVALQTSDEGVYINMRSYHGQNSRVYSWSYDGGITWTPVKLDSTLVDPVCQGSAIRYQDKDIILFSNAASTERKNMTVRASFDKCETWAVSKTINEGPSAYSDLAVAPDGTIFCMYERGKDGPYEKISIARFNMEWLKNRD
- a CDS encoding M20/M25/M40 family metallo-hydrolase, producing the protein MFNIKVMEELSNAFGPSGFEDDVADVIKKYSQGLEFEGDSMNNVYTRLYGNKGDRPVIMIDCHLDEVGFMVQSITSKGLIRFLPIGGWVVTNIPAHAVIIKNSKGELIRGITTSRPPHFMTVTDREKKLDLDDIYIDVGAISREEVINDFGIEPGDPVVPDVSFRYNEKNGILFGKAFDDRVGCFCLIEIMQKLKKENLDIDVVGAFAAQEEVGARGAEVTARCVKPDLAIVIEGSPADDIYYDEYAAQGCLKKGTQIRHIDRSMVSNPHFIRFAKELANDKNIAYQSAVRAQGGTNAGKIHVANKGVPTLVLGIPVRYAHTHYCYCAMFDIDATVNLATSVIKNLSSRKIGELLKQI